A part of Acidimicrobiales bacterium genomic DNA contains:
- a CDS encoding DUF4190 domain-containing protein, whose translation MTDAPQPPGDRADEPTDEPSRPDEVPGADDADRPDEVIAPEANGPEGADTTSWAQRATRALTEGSVAPAPAEGARTEPKAIAALALGMVGFFLFAIVLGPLAIFFAWRAKRDIQASEGRLKGMGLAVAGQILGFVAIGFWIIFLITNA comes from the coding sequence GTGACCGATGCCCCCCAGCCCCCGGGCGACCGCGCCGACGAGCCGACCGACGAGCCCAGCCGCCCCGACGAGGTCCCCGGGGCCGACGACGCCGACCGCCCCGACGAGGTGATCGCACCCGAGGCCAACGGGCCGGAGGGCGCCGACACCACCTCGTGGGCCCAGCGCGCCACCCGCGCCCTCACCGAGGGCTCGGTGGCGCCGGCCCCGGCAGAGGGCGCCAGGACCGAGCCGAAGGCGATCGCGGCGCTCGCCCTGGGCATGGTCGGCTTCTTCCTCTTCGCCATCGTGCTCGGCCCGCTCGCCATCTTCTTCGCCTGGCGGGCCAAGCGCGACATCCAGGCCTCCGAGGGCCGCCTGAAGGGGATGGGCCTGGCCGTGGCCGGGCAGATCCTCGGGTTCGTGGCCATCGGCTTCTGGATCATCTTCCTGATCACCAACGCCTAG